The nucleotide sequence GCGCCCGGCGGGCACCCGGCCGCGCGGATCGAGGACGACCCGCACCGGGTTGGTGCCCGCGCAGGCGCGGACGGTGAGCCGGGGGTCGTCGGCGACGGCCGTGCCCGCGCCGACGACCACCGCGTCGGACAGCGCCCGCAGCCGGTGCAGATGGGCGCGGTCCTCCTCGCCCGTGACGAGGTCGGCGTGGCCGGTACGGGTCGCGATGAAACCGTCCAGGGTCTGGCCGAGCTGTGCGAACGTGACCTGCGCACCGGCGAGACAGAGCGGCAGATAGCGGTCGGCGAGCGCCTCGGCGCCGGGCGAGGCGGCCCGCCAGCGCAGCGGCCCGCCGGCCGTGCCGCGCCGCAGCCCGGCGGCCTCGGCGCCGGCCTCGGACCTGATGCCGCGCAGCAACTCCCAGGCGGCGGCCTCGTCGAGCACTCCGCTCACCGCGTTTCCCTTCCGGGGGCCGCGTCCGGCGCCGGCAGGGGAAAATAACTGGCGAAGGAATCGACGAGTGCGGCGAGGAGTTCCTTTCCCTTCGCCGCGGAAGCCAATGAAGGACGGCCTATGACACCGGACTCGGTGTAGCCCCGCATGCCGAGGGTGAGCAAATGCCGCCGGTCGTCGGCGAGGAAATCGGCGGACTCGTAGCCGGGGCGTACCAGTTCGGGACGCTCGTGCAGCAGGATGGAGGTCTCCACTTCACCGGCGTGCATATCGCTGTTGGACGATGTCCGCACATCGGCTCTCTCCCGTGCGGCGGCCCAGTCGGCCGAGCTGGGGAAAAGGGCCATGCGTGTGCCGTGTGTCACGGATTCCTGGACCACGTTGCGCAGGACGTAGTTTCCGCCATGTCCGTTGACGAGAATAAGAGTTCCGATTCCGGTTCTGCCGAGCGAGTCGGCGACATCACGTACCACGGCGCCCAGGGTCGCGGCCGAAATGCTCACGGTGCCCGGCCAGTCGGCGTGTTCGTGCTCGTGCGAGCAGGAGATCGTCAGCGGCGGCAGCAGCAGCACCGGATGAGCGGCTGCGACCGCGCCGCCGATCGCGCAGGCGACGACCGTATCGGTCACCAGCGGCAGGAACGCGCCGTGTTGCTCGAAACTGCCGATGGGCAGGACGGCGACATCGGGCCGGCGTTCCCTTACGTCCACGGTGGTCTCCCGTGGCAGCGGCCCGGCGGCCGTCCGCGGTATTTCCGGCCCACTCATCTCATGCCACCCTTTCGCCCTGCGGTACGTGACTTCGCGCTGCGGTACTCGACCGGCACGCGCAAGATCAGGCTACGCGGAAATGATCCGTTCCGTTTCTGCTTTCACGTTCACCGCAGGGCAGTTGGCGGATACGATCTGGTCATGACGGAAAGTGCTGGCAAGTCCGACGGCGGGGCTGGTTCATCGCTTGTCGAGCGGGTGGTGGACGTACGACTGGCCACTGTGCACGGCGATTTTCTCGCAATCGGCTATCGGGACAGCTGTCGCGCGGATGAGCAAATGGCCCTGGTGTACGGCGATGTCGGGGGAGAGGACCCCGAAGGAGCGGCGGAAGGGGTGCTCACCCGTCTGCATTCGGAGTGTCTGACCGGAGACGCCTTCGGGTCCAGACATTGCGACTGCGGGGACCAACTGGCCGCCGCGCTGGGCGCCATCGCACGCGAGGGACGGGGGGTCCTCATCTATCTCCGGGGCCACGAGGGCCGGGGCATAGGGCTGTTGGCCAAACTCCAGGCGATGCGGCTCCAGGCGGACGGACTGGACACGGTCGAGGCGAATCTGGCCCTGGGACTGCCCGCGGACGCCCGTGACTACGGAGTGGCGGCCGGGATCCTGCACGACCTCGGCGTGAGTTCCGTACGGCTGATGTCGAACAACCCCCGCAAGAGCCAGGCCCTGCTGCGGCACGGCATCAAGGTCGCCGAGCGGGTCCCGCTGCTGATGCCCCCGAGCGACGAGAACATCAGATATCTGCGGACCAAGCGCGAACGCCTCGGCCATCACCTGCCCCATCTGGAGGCACCGGTCGTCAGGGGCGTATGACGTCCGAGGAAGCGCGTTCGACGGCGAGCATCGCGGCGTCGTCGCCCAACGGGCCGCCCGTATGAGCGACGAGGTCGCGGTGCAGCCGCTCCAGCAGCGCCTCAGGACCTGACGGGGGGAACGAGGCCACCCGCTCGGCCAGGGGATAGAACTCGCCCTCCGGCGAGCGGGCCTCGATGACGCCGTCGGTGTACAGCAGCAGCGTGTCGCCACGCTCGAAGGCGAACACATCTCCGTGATGCTCCGGCGCCGGCAGGCCGCACAGCCCGAGCGGTGGCGAGGGCCGGGCCGCGTACAGCACCGTCGTGCGCCGGTCGCGCAGCAGCAGCGGCGGGGGATGGCCGCAGTTGATCATCTCCGCGGGCCCTTCGTCGTCCGGGATCTGCAGCAGCAGGCCGGTCACGAAGTGCTCCCCGGGGTCGGCCGTCGTGTCGCTGACGTCCTCCAGGTCCTGGCAGACGCTCTCCTCGATGACCTCCACCAGCTCCGGCAGGCCCGGGCAGCGCCGGGCGCCCTCCCGGAAGGCGCCCAGGACGACGGACGCCTCGCCGATCGCCGCGAGGCCCTTGCCCCGCACATCCCCGATGATCACCCGGCTGTTCCGCCCGCCCGCCCGGGTGACGGCGAACAGGTCACCACCGATCTGGGTGTCGTCCTCGGCCGCCAGATAGCGCCACGCCACCCGCAGCGGTCCGACCCGACCCGGCGGCGGGCGCAGCAGCACCCGCTGAGCCGTCTCGGCCACCGATCTGACCCTGGTCAGCTCCTGGCCGCGCCGCTCCCGGACATGACAGAAGAAGACGACCAGCGCGGACAGCACCGCCAGGGCGATGATCTGCGCGACATGGTTGGCGGTGGTCAGACCGCCGTGGAACACGGCGATGAAGATCTGCGCCGCCACGGCCGCGCCACCCACCATGGCGGTACGCAGCGGCCCGCCGAAGGAAGCGGTCAGGGCGGGGGCGATGACCAGCAGCGGACCGAGGTGGACGTATTCGGGCGACCGCACATCCACGGCGGAGATCACCACGATCAGTGCCAGCGGAATCACCATGAGTGCCCCGCCGGGACTCCGCGTCAGCAGATGATCCAACCGACGGGCATCCATATCTACCTTTTCGCACCTGGTCGTACGGGACCGGCCGCACCGCTCCTGCCACGCCGGGCGAGGGCACGCTGCGCCGCCGAGAAAGCGCCTGCCGCCCGGTGCGTGCGCAGCGCGGCGCGTGCCGCGTTCGCGCCGGGCGCGCCGTGCACCCCGCCGCCGGGATGCGCGCTCGCGGACGCCAGATACAGACCACGAACGGGGGTCTCGGGCCGCCCGGTGCCGGGCGTGGGGCGGAAGACCAGCTGCTGGTGCAGGCTGGTGGTGCCGCCGTTCAGCGCGCCACCGTGCAGATTGGCGTCCAGCGACTCCAGGGTGGGCGGCGCGAGGATCCTGCGGGCCAGGACGCGGTCGCGGAAACCGGGCGCGTACCGCTCCACCTGCGCCTCGATCCGGTCGGCCATGGCCGTACGCTCCCGCTCGTCCCAGCTGCCGGTGAGCCCGTCCTCCCCGGCGTCGCCCTTGATCCGGTGCGGCACGTGGGTGTAGGCCCACGCCGACTCCGTACCTGCCGGTGACCGGGAGGCGTCGGCGGTCGTCATCTGCCCCAGCAGCGCGAACGGCGCGTCGGGCACCTGCCCCATGGCGATCTGCGCGGCGAACCGGGTGAGCGCGTCGACCCCGTCGGCCAGATGGACCGTCCCCGCCGTCGCCGCCTGCGGGGCGGTCCAGGGGATCGGGCCGCTCAGCGCCCAGTCGACCTTGAAGGTCGCGAAGTCCCACTGGAAGCGGCGCAGGTCGTCGAAGACCCGGTCCGGCAGCTCCGCCGCGTCGACCAGTCGGGTGTACAGGTCCGGCGCCGCGACATCCGCGAGGACGGCCTTGCGGGCCACGATCCCCTCGCCGCCGGCGGTCCGTACGCCCACGGCGCGGCCACCGCGTACGACGACCTCCGTGACCCGCTCACCGCAGCGCACACCGCCGCCGAGCCGCTCCAGCCGGCGCACCAGAGCGTCGGTCAGCCGGCCGGAACCGCCGACCGGCACCGGAAAGCCATGTGTCTGGCCGAGCATCGACATCAGCCAGCCGAAGCCGCCGCTGCCCGCCGCCTCCGGGGCGAGATCGGCGTGCAGCGCGTTGCCAGCCAGCAGCAGTCTGCCGCCCTCGCCGGTGAACTCCTCCTCGCCGAGCCGCCGGACCGGCAGCGCCATGGTGCGGGCCAGCCGCAGTCCGCCGCCCGCCCGCAGCCGGGCGGCCAGCCGCGCCGCGGCGCGCACCGGCGGGAACGGTGTGAAGAGGGCTTCCAGCAGGGGTTCGTCCAGCAGGTCCCAGATACGGCACAGATGCTCCCAGGCCTGCCCGTCGCCCGCGCCGAACGCCTCAAGCCCTTCCGCCGTCGACTCGCGGTCGCGGTCCAGTACGGCGCAGCGGCCGTCCGCCAGCGGATGCGCGAGCACCCGGGGCGCGTGGGTCCAGCGCAGTCCCTCCGCCTCCAGGGCGAGCGCAGCGATCACCGGAGAGGCGGCGGCGAGCGGATAGAAGGCGCTGAAGACGTCGCTGATGTAGTCGGGATGCACGCCCCGGTCGCTGCGCAGCGCCCCGCCGGGCTCCTCCTGCGCCTCCAGGACCTCCACGCTCCAGCCCGCGTCGGCCAGCAGATTGGCGGCCACCAGCCCGTTGGGTCCCGCGCCGATCACCACCGCGTCAGGCATGGGCTGTCCTGGCGCCGCGGGGCAGCCCCTCGACCACATCGGCGAGGCGGCGCAGCATGCTGCGGTGCCGGAGCTGGATCAGGGCGTCGACGGCGCCGTTGTGCAGGGACCCGCCGGGGCCGGTCAGCGGGTGCTCGTCCACGACGACCAGGGTGTCCTCGCCCCAGGGGTTGATCTCGACGGCGATACGGGCGGTGCCGAGCGGTCCTGAGAAGGCTTCCAGTTCGAGCCGCTGGGGCGGTTCGTGGCGGCGTACCACGGTGTGGCCGCTCGCCTGCCACGGGCCGAGCCGTACCAGATACTCGATCTTCGAGCCGAGGGCGGGCCAAGCGTCGTCCACCGGGTGGGACTTGTAGGTGCCCACCACCCAGTCCGCGTAGCGCGAGCCGTCCGCGAGCACGGCCCACACATCGGCCGGAGGCCGTTTGATCAACTGGTGCCGGACAGCCATGGGTCCTCCGGGGTGTGTCGACCGGAACGGAAAAGGGCTCCCCCGAGTCAGCGTAGGTCAGGACCCGGTTCCCGGCCTGTCGGCCCGGCGGCGGGGGCCGCGGACACGCGGTGAACGACCCTGCGCGGTCAACGGCTGTCCCAGGATGGCAGGATTGCGAGCATGACCAGCAATGTTTATTTCGACATCAGCATCAACGACGAGCCCTCCGGGCGGATCGTCTTCCAGCTGTTCGACGACGTGGTGCCGAAGACGACGGCGAACTTCCGCGCGTTGGCCACGGGCGAGCAGGGATTCGGCTACGCGGGCTCGTCCTTCCACCGGATCATCCCCGAGTTCATGCTGCAGGGCGGCGACTTCACCGCAGGGAACGGCACCGGCGGCAAGAGCATCTACGGGCAGAAGTTCCCGGACGAGAACTTCCAGCTCAAGCACGACAGGCCGTTCCTGCTGTCGATGGCCAACAGCGGCCCGGACTCCAACGGCTCGCAGTTCTTCGTCACAACCGTGGTGACGAGCTGGCTGGACGGCAAGCACGTCGTCTTCGGCGAGGCCGTCGAGGGCCAGGACCTGATCCGCAAGATCGAGGCGCTCGGCACCCGCTCGGGCGCCCCCAAGGCCAAGGTCACGATCACCGCGTCCGGCACGGTCTGACCGGTACGTACCGCACCCCGCCCGGGGCGGACCGCCCGGCCGCGGACCCTGTCTAGGCAGTGTCGGCGGACCGGCCGAAGCCGTCCTGGGCGTGCGGTGCCGGATATCCCGGCGGGGAGAAGCAGGCCGTGACGGTTTTGCCGTCGCTCTGCGCGTGCGTCTCCCAGCTGTCGGCGAGCGCGTCGATGATGGTGAGCCCCCGCCCCGACGTGGCCAGCTCCTCGGACGACCGGGGCGCGGGCACCGCGTCACCCGAGTCGTGCACGCTCACATGCAGACAGGTGTTGTCCCAGGCCAGGATCAGCTGCGCGGTGCTCCGTGCGTGCACATGCGCGTTCGTGATCAGCTCCGAGACGGTGAGCAGCACGTCGTCCACCGTGTCGGGCGCTTCCGCGGTCCACGGCAGCGAGTCGAGGTGCGCGCGCGCCCAGTTACGGCCCGCCTGCACCCCTCCCGAGATGGGGAAGGACTGCGCCCACCCCACTGCCTTCATCGACATGTCGCCCACCGTGCTCCTCCTCGATCCGCTGCACCGGTTCGTCGTCTACCCCCGGATAACGGGGCGAGTCGGCCGGCCGGGCGCGGGTATCACCGAGCGGAAACCCGCAGCGCCCTGATCGCGGCGCTCGCCGTTCAGCCGCCGGTGTCGGTGGCCGTGTGAACGGCGTCGCCCGCCCGCAGCAGGCGCAGAAAGGCCTTGATGCCGGTGATGATCTCCTCGTTGTCCGTCAGCCGGTTCACCGTGGCCTCGAACTCCCGCCCCAGCAGCACGATCTTCCGGTCGGCCTCGTCGGCGCGCGCGTATACGGAGGCACCCAACGCATCGACGGAGCGCCGCAGTTCGGCGAGCGCGAGGTACTGCTCCTCGGCCTTGTCCTCCAGGACCTTCATCCCGCTCTCCGTCCGCCCGACCTGCTTGCGCAGTTCCAGCACGTCGTCGCGGGGATACGTGACGTCCGTCAGCAGCGTGCGCAGCCGCCCGCGCAGTTGGCCGAAGTAGGCGCCGGCGGGCCGGAAGACCGTGCTCAACAGGCAGAAGCCGGCGAACCAGTAGCCCGTCGCCCCGCCGGTCGCCGCCGTGACCGCGACGACGACACCGGCCGTCAGCACATGTCCCGCCACGGCGGCCCGCAGCATCAGCCGCGCGATCCGGGCGGCCTCGGCGTCGCGCTCGGGCGAGATCTCCAGGCCCTTCTCGCGGCTCACCCCGATCTCGGCAAGCACCGCATGTGCCCGGAAGTACAGGTTCCACGGGACGGTCAGCAGTACGAGCAGCCACAGCAGACACAGCGCGCCCGCCCCGGCGGTGAGCAGTGCCGGCAGCGGGGCGCCGGCCGCGTACGCCGCGGCCAGCGCCCCGGCGGTCAGTGCGACCACCAGCAGCGCGCCCAAGAACTTCCCCATGCCGTCCCCCAGTTCACCGGTCGATACCCCGGCCCTCACCCTGGCGGTACGGCGCGGACGGGGCATGAGTACCGCTACTCAAAACGGAGTCCGACGGTCAGCCCCACCGCATAGTTACCGTCGGGTAGGGTCGATCGTGTCGGCCCGCCGGCCCAACTCGCCCGGCACACTTCGAAGGAGTAGTCATGCCCACTCTCGACCGTGTGGACGATGTCTTCGTACTGGATCTCGGAGACACCGAGAACCGCTTCCACCCGGACTGGCTCACCGAGGTCAACGCCCTGCTGGACCAGGTGGAGAAGGCGGAGGGGCCGCGCGCCCTGGTGACGGCGGCCACCGGCAAGTTCTTCTCCAACGGCCTGGACCTCGACTGGCTGCTCGCGCACGGCGAACAGGCCGGCGAGTACGTCACCGACGTACAGGAGCTGTTCGTCCGGCTGCTGACCCTGCCGATGGTGACCGTGGCGGCCCTGCAGGGACATACCTTCGCCGCCGGCGCGATGCTCTCGCTCGCCCACGACTTCCGGGTGATGCGCGCCGACCGGGGCTACTGGTGCCTGCCCGAGGCGGACATCAACATCCCGTTCAGCGTCGGCATGTCCGCACTCATCCAGGCCCGGCTGACCCCGCAGACGGCACACGAGTCCATGGTCACCGGCCGCCGCTACGGCGGCGGCGACGCGCTCGCCGCGGGGATCGTCGACCGTACGGCGGACGAGGACGCCGTACGCGCGGCGGCCGTCGAGATCGCCCGGAGCCAGACCGCCAAGGACGGCCGCACGCTCGGGACGATCAAGAACCGTATGTACGCGACCGTCGTCGCGGCGCTGCGGGACAAGGAAACGCCCCTCAGCCTCGGCTGAGCGCCGGGCCGCGCCGTGGGGCCGTCGGGCACGGCCCCCGGCCCCCGGGCGCCGGCCCCTGGCTCAACGGGAAGCCCCTGGCTCAGTGGGAAGCGGCGCTCGCGTCCTTGCGGCTCGGCAGCTTCCAGTTGGGCCGGACGAAGTGGCAGGTGTAGCCCTCCGGGTACTTCTCCAGATAGTCCTGGTGCTCCGGCTCGGCTTCCCAGAAGTCACCGACCGGGGCGACCTCGGTCACTACCTGCCCCGGCCAGAGCCCGGACGCGTTCACATCGGCGATGGTGTCCTCGGCCACCCGCTTCTGCTCGTCGTTCGTGTAGTAGATGCCGGACCGGTAACTCGTCCCGATGTCGCCGCCCTGGCGGTTGAGCGTCGTCGGGTCGTGGATCTGGAAGAAGAACTCCAGCAGGGTGCGGTAGGACGTCAGGGCCGGATCGAAGATGATCTCGATCGCCTCGGCGTGCGTCCCGTGGTTGCGGTAGGTCGCGTTCGGCACATCGCCACCGGTGTAACCGACCCGGGTGGAGACAACGCCGGGGTACTTGCGGATCAGGTCTTCCATGCCCCAGAAGCACCCGCCGGCGAGAACCGCGCGCTCGGTCGAATCCGTCATGTCGTCTCTCCTTACCTCAAGCGTCGGACAGCGTCCGGCGCACCCTCCAGTATCGCCGATCCGGCCGATAGCCGGAGGCGGTCACCCCTGCGCCGTGGGACGGACGACGATCTCGTTCACATCGACGTCGGCGGGCTGCTCGACGGCGAAGGCGACGGCGCGCGCGATCGCGTCCGGCGGGATGGCGAACGCCTCCTTCGAGGCCGCCAGCTGGGCGCGTACCTCGGGGTCGGGCACGGAATCCGTGAAGTCCGTCCTGACGAAGCCGGGGGAGACGACCGACACCCGCACATCGGGCCCCGCCTCCTGGCGCAGCCCGTCGGAGATCGCCCGGACCGCGACCTTCGTGGCCGAATAGACGGCCTGCTTCGGCACCGTGCGGTACGCGGCCGTGGACGCGGTGTGCACGAACTGCCCGAAGCCCTGGCCGCGGAAGACCGGCAGCGCGGCGGCGATGCCGTGCAGGACGCCCCTGACATTGACGTCGATCATCGCGTCCCAGTCGTCGACACGCAGGTCGTCCAGGGCGGAGACCGGCCCGATGCCGGCGTTGCTGACGAGTACGTCGAGTTTCCCGTACCGTTCGCGGGCCAGCGCGACGAGGCCCGCCAGATCGGCGCGGCGCGTCACGTCCGTGACGGTGTGGGCGGCCTCACCGCCCTCGGCGGCGATACGGGCGGCCAGCGCCGCCAGCCGCTCCGGGCGGCGCGCGCCGAGCACGACCTTCGCGCCGCGCCGGGCGAGCAGCAGCGCGGTGGCCTCGCCGATGCCGCTGGTGGCGCCGGTGACGGCGATGACCTTGTCCTTGATCTCCGACATGATGTGGTCCTCTGTGAACAGATTGGTGAACAGGTCCATGAACAGGCCCGCGATACGCGGTAGCCTCGAAGCGGACATGTGTCCGGCTACTCCGTGAACCGTAGCGGACATGTGTCCGATTAGCCAGTCGGTGATGTCGTACGGAGGAGAGCCCATGGCCGAGAGGCAGCAGGAGGCGCGCACGCCCCGGTCCGGCCTGCGCGCCGACGCCGAGCAGAACCGCGCCCGGATCCTGGAGGCCGCGCGCACCGCCCTGGCCACGAGCGGCGATGCGTCGCTCCAGTCCATCGCCAAACTGGCCGGGATCGGCCAGGGGACCCTCTACCGGCACTTCCCGAACCGGGAGGCCCTGGTGCTCGCCGTGCACCGCCATGACGTAACCGAACTCGTCGAAGCCGCCCCCGCGCTGCTCGCCGCGCACCCGCCGGCCGAGGCGCTGCGCCGGTGGTTCGACCGGCTCGCCGCGTACGGGCGGATCAAGCACGGCCTCGCCGGCGCGCTGCACACGGTCACGCGGGCCCAGCTGGCGGGCGAAGGGTACGGACCGGTCGTCGGAGCCATCGCGCTCCTGCTGGACGCCGGCAAGGAAGCGGGGGAGATCCGGCAGGACGTCGACGCCGAGGAAGTACTGCTGCTGGTCGGCTTCCTGTGGCGGATCGACCTCGACGCCGACTGGGAGGCACGCTCGCGGCACATGCTCGGACTGGTGATGGACAGCCTGCGCGCCGGCACGGCGTCCGGGGTCTGAACCGAAGCGTCAGACGGGACCTCACATTTCGCGTACCTCGCGCGTCTTCCCTGTGACGGCGAAAACGCAGCAGAGGAGACCGGAACCATGGACACGCGCCACGCGATCGTGGACACCCCGCTCGGCGAGCTGACGGTGGCGGCGTCGGGGGACGCCATCGTGGGTCTCTACTTCCCGCACCACTGGTACCTGCCGCCGGAGGGCAGCCTGGGCCCGCTGACCGCCGTCGAGGACGACGCGCTGCTCACGGCCGCCGCGACCCAGCTGCGCGAGTACCTCGCCGGTGAGCGGTCCTCGTTCGACCTGCCGACGGCGACCGACGGGGAGCCGTTCCAGGAGCGCGTCTGGGCGCTGCTCCGCGAGATCCCGTACGGCGAGACCGTCACCTACGGCCAGCTCGCCGAGCGACTCGGCGACAAGGCACTCGCCCAGTCGGTGGGACAGGCCGTCGGCCACAACCCGCTCTCCATCATCGTGGCCTGCCACCGGGTCGTCGGCAGCAACGGGAAGCTCACCGGGTTCGCCGGCGGACTCAAGCGCAAGCAGTTCCTGCTCGAACTCGAAGAACCCGAGACGGCGAAGGCCGCGCGGCTGTTCTGAACGGACATCATGAAACCCTTTGAACAGGTCGTCACCGAACACGCGGACACGGTGCTCCGCGTGTGCCGGGCGGTCGTCGGCGTCCACGACGTCGACGACGCCTGGTCGGAGACCTTCCTCGCCGCGATGCGCGCCTACCCGGAGCTGTCGGAGGACGCGAACGTCGAGGCGTGGCTGGTCACCATCGCCCACCGGAAGGCCGTCGACATCACCCGCGCCCGCGCCCGGCACGCGATCCCCGTGGACGAACTGC is from Streptomyces sp. NBC_00370 and encodes:
- a CDS encoding creatininase family protein, whose product is MSGPEIPRTAAGPLPRETTVDVRERRPDVAVLPIGSFEQHGAFLPLVTDTVVACAIGGAVAAAHPVLLLPPLTISCSHEHEHADWPGTVSISAATLGAVVRDVADSLGRTGIGTLILVNGHGGNYVLRNVVQESVTHGTRMALFPSSADWAAARERADVRTSSNSDMHAGEVETSILLHERPELVRPGYESADFLADDRRHLLTLGMRGYTESGVIGRPSLASAAKGKELLAALVDSFASYFPLPAPDAAPGRETR
- the ribA gene encoding GTP cyclohydrolase II; translation: MTESAGKSDGGAGSSLVERVVDVRLATVHGDFLAIGYRDSCRADEQMALVYGDVGGEDPEGAAEGVLTRLHSECLTGDAFGSRHCDCGDQLAAALGAIAREGRGVLIYLRGHEGRGIGLLAKLQAMRLQADGLDTVEANLALGLPADARDYGVAAGILHDLGVSSVRLMSNNPRKSQALLRHGIKVAERVPLLMPPSDENIRYLRTKRERLGHHLPHLEAPVVRGV
- a CDS encoding PP2C family protein-serine/threonine phosphatase, which codes for MVIPLALIVVISAVDVRSPEYVHLGPLLVIAPALTASFGGPLRTAMVGGAAVAAQIFIAVFHGGLTTANHVAQIIALAVLSALVVFFCHVRERRGQELTRVRSVAETAQRVLLRPPPGRVGPLRVAWRYLAAEDDTQIGGDLFAVTRAGGRNSRVIIGDVRGKGLAAIGEASVVLGAFREGARRCPGLPELVEVIEESVCQDLEDVSDTTADPGEHFVTGLLLQIPDDEGPAEMINCGHPPPLLLRDRRTTVLYAARPSPPLGLCGLPAPEHHGDVFAFERGDTLLLYTDGVIEARSPEGEFYPLAERVASFPPSGPEALLERLHRDLVAHTGGPLGDDAAMLAVERASSDVIRP
- a CDS encoding phytoene desaturase family protein; its protein translation is MPDAVVIGAGPNGLVAANLLADAGWSVEVLEAQEEPGGALRSDRGVHPDYISDVFSAFYPLAAASPVIAALALEAEGLRWTHAPRVLAHPLADGRCAVLDRDRESTAEGLEAFGAGDGQAWEHLCRIWDLLDEPLLEALFTPFPPVRAAARLAARLRAGGGLRLARTMALPVRRLGEEEFTGEGGRLLLAGNALHADLAPEAAGSGGFGWLMSMLGQTHGFPVPVGGSGRLTDALVRRLERLGGGVRCGERVTEVVVRGGRAVGVRTAGGEGIVARKAVLADVAAPDLYTRLVDAAELPDRVFDDLRRFQWDFATFKVDWALSGPIPWTAPQAATAGTVHLADGVDALTRFAAQIAMGQVPDAPFALLGQMTTADASRSPAGTESAWAYTHVPHRIKGDAGEDGLTGSWDERERTAMADRIEAQVERYAPGFRDRVLARRILAPPTLESLDANLHGGALNGGTTSLHQQLVFRPTPGTGRPETPVRGLYLASASAHPGGGVHGAPGANAARAALRTHRAAGAFSAAQRALARRGRSGAAGPVRPGAKR
- a CDS encoding SRPBCC family protein; the protein is MAVRHQLIKRPPADVWAVLADGSRYADWVVGTYKSHPVDDAWPALGSKIEYLVRLGPWQASGHTVVRRHEPPQRLELEAFSGPLGTARIAVEINPWGEDTLVVVDEHPLTGPGGSLHNGAVDALIQLRHRSMLRRLADVVEGLPRGARTAHA
- a CDS encoding peptidylprolyl isomerase, which produces MTSNVYFDISINDEPSGRIVFQLFDDVVPKTTANFRALATGEQGFGYAGSSFHRIIPEFMLQGGDFTAGNGTGGKSIYGQKFPDENFQLKHDRPFLLSMANSGPDSNGSQFFVTTVVTSWLDGKHVVFGEAVEGQDLIRKIEALGTRSGAPKAKVTITASGTV
- a CDS encoding ATP-binding protein: MKAVGWAQSFPISGGVQAGRNWARAHLDSLPWTAEAPDTVDDVLLTVSELITNAHVHARSTAQLILAWDNTCLHVSVHDSGDAVPAPRSSEELATSGRGLTIIDALADSWETHAQSDGKTVTACFSPPGYPAPHAQDGFGRSADTA
- a CDS encoding enoyl-CoA hydratase-related protein, translating into MPTLDRVDDVFVLDLGDTENRFHPDWLTEVNALLDQVEKAEGPRALVTAATGKFFSNGLDLDWLLAHGEQAGEYVTDVQELFVRLLTLPMVTVAALQGHTFAAGAMLSLAHDFRVMRADRGYWCLPEADINIPFSVGMSALIQARLTPQTAHESMVTGRRYGGGDALAAGIVDRTADEDAVRAAAVEIARSQTAKDGRTLGTIKNRMYATVVAALRDKETPLSLG
- the msrA gene encoding peptide-methionine (S)-S-oxide reductase MsrA, yielding MTDSTERAVLAGGCFWGMEDLIRKYPGVVSTRVGYTGGDVPNATYRNHGTHAEAIEIIFDPALTSYRTLLEFFFQIHDPTTLNRQGGDIGTSYRSGIYYTNDEQKRVAEDTIADVNASGLWPGQVVTEVAPVGDFWEAEPEHQDYLEKYPEGYTCHFVRPNWKLPSRKDASAASH
- a CDS encoding SDR family oxidoreductase — protein: MSEIKDKVIAVTGATSGIGEATALLLARRGAKVVLGARRPERLAALAARIAAEGGEAAHTVTDVTRRADLAGLVALARERYGKLDVLVSNAGIGPVSALDDLRVDDWDAMIDVNVRGVLHGIAAALPVFRGQGFGQFVHTASTAAYRTVPKQAVYSATKVAVRAISDGLRQEAGPDVRVSVVSPGFVRTDFTDSVPDPEVRAQLAASKEAFAIPPDAIARAVAFAVEQPADVDVNEIVVRPTAQG
- a CDS encoding TetR/AcrR family transcriptional regulator — its product is MAERQQEARTPRSGLRADAEQNRARILEAARTALATSGDASLQSIAKLAGIGQGTLYRHFPNREALVLAVHRHDVTELVEAAPALLAAHPPAEALRRWFDRLAAYGRIKHGLAGALHTVTRAQLAGEGYGPVVGAIALLLDAGKEAGEIRQDVDAEEVLLLVGFLWRIDLDADWEARSRHMLGLVMDSLRAGTASGV
- a CDS encoding methylated-DNA--[protein]-cysteine S-methyltransferase — encoded protein: MDTRHAIVDTPLGELTVAASGDAIVGLYFPHHWYLPPEGSLGPLTAVEDDALLTAAATQLREYLAGERSSFDLPTATDGEPFQERVWALLREIPYGETVTYGQLAERLGDKALAQSVGQAVGHNPLSIIVACHRVVGSNGKLTGFAGGLKRKQFLLELEEPETAKAARLF
- a CDS encoding RNA polymerase sigma factor yields the protein MKPFEQVVTEHADTVLRVCRAVVGVHDVDDAWSETFLAAMRAYPELSEDANVEAWLVTIAHRKAVDITRARARHAIPVDELPDRPSTSGLPDAADPDLWDAVKALPSKQRQAVAYHHFAGLPYRDVASLVGGTPDAVRRAASDGIKALRTTLAGTHAKGVTP